In Gossypium raimondii isolate GPD5lz chromosome 12, ASM2569854v1, whole genome shotgun sequence, a single window of DNA contains:
- the LOC128035433 gene encoding uncharacterized protein LOC128035433 yields the protein MSFSPPPPPVFAGESYNIWAVKMKTYLQAHDLWNVVQNDAEPPPLRANPTIAQMRQHNEDCAKKYKAMSCLQSRVSDVIFTRIMACDTPKEAWDKLKEEFQGSDKTRQQQLINLRRDFENLIMKDSETIKQYADRIMATVNNIRLLGDDFSDQRVVEKVITTVPEKYE from the coding sequence ATGAGCTTTTCACCACCACCCCCACCTGTGTTTGCTGGTGAAAGCTACAACATATGGGctgtaaaaatgaaaacatatctACAGGCACATGACCTGTGGAATGTTGTTCAAAATGATGCAGAACCACCACCTTTGAGAGCTAATCCAACGATAGCTCAAATGAGGCAGCACAATGAAGACTGTGCAAAGAAGTACAAGGCTATGTCATGTCTTCAAAGTAGAGTTTCAGATGTCATCTTCACAAGGATAATGGCTTGTGACACACCAAAGGAGGCGTGGGATAAACTGAAGGAGGAGTTTCAGGGTTCAGACAAGACCAGACAGCAACAACTGATCAACTTGAGAAGGGATTTTGAGAATCTGATAATGAAAGACTCAGAAACCATCAAGCAGTATGCTGACAGAATTATGGCTACTGTCAACAATATAAGACTGCTTGGGGATGATTTTAGTGATCAGAGGGTAGTTGAGAAAGTCATAACAACCGTACCAGAGAAGTATGAATAA
- the LOC128035434 gene encoding uncharacterized mitochondrial protein AtMg00810-like, whose protein sequence is MTDLGLMTYFLGMEVNQNEQSIFISQKAFASKVLSKFCMTNCKPASTPVALGEKLSSNGNEDRVDEKNYRSLVGCLLYLTATRLDIIHAVGLLSRFMHCYTIAHFKAAKRVLRYVKGTLTCGMKFERAEELKG, encoded by the coding sequence ATGACTGATCTTGGCTTGATGACATACTTCCTTGGTATGGAAGTGAACCAGAACGAGCAAAGCATCTTCATAAGCCAGAAGGCTTTTGCATCAAAGGTTTTGAGCAAGTTCTGCATGACAAATTGCAAACCTGCTAGCACTCCTGTAGCACTAGGAGAAAAACTCTCAAGCAATGGTAATGAAGATCGAGTGGATGAAAAGAATTACAGAAGCCTAGTTGGTTGTCTGCTCTACTTGACTGCTACTAGGCTAGACATCATTCATGCTGTTGGTCTTCTATCGAGATTCATGCACTGCTACACTATTGCTCATTTTAAAGCAGCAAAAAGAGTTCTAAGGTATGTCAAAGGGACTTTGACCTGTGGAATGAAGTTTGAAAGAGCTGAAGAGCTGAAGGGCTGA